From a region of the Kwoniella mangroviensis CBS 8507 chromosome 1 map unlocalized Ctg01, whole genome shotgun sequence genome:
- a CDS encoding peptide-methionine (S)-S-oxide reductase — protein sequence MLPLRNFLASFSTNSAAKMAPKTPPNPTVPTAIKGREWLKLGEGVEHATFASGCFWGTEHLFSKHYGHLPQFKAISGYTGGQAENPSYRQVCSGTTGHAEAVQLSYQSGSVSYAELVEFFYRTHDPTTVDRQGPDRGSQYRSAIFFHSPEQEELARKVTQEVQEKYLKGKPIVTQIVKAGKWYPAEDYHQEYLDNNPGGYECPTHRFYW from the exons ATGTTACCCCTTCGAAACTTCCTGGCTTCATTCTCTACCAACTCTGCAGCTAAGATGGCACCCAAGACTCCACCCAACCCCACTGTACCGACTGCGATTAAAGGTAGAGAATGGTTGAAActgggtgaaggag TCGAACATGCTACGTTCGCATCGGGATGTTTT TGGGGAACCGAACATCTTTTCTCAAAACACTATGGCCACTTACCTCAATTTAAAGCTATATCAGGATACACCGGAGGACAAGCTGAGAACCCAT CCTATCGTCAAGTATGTTCCGGCACGACAGGCCATGCAGAAGCGGTGCAACTCTCTTACCAATCTGGATCGGTCTCATATGCCGAATTGGTAGAGTTCTTCTACAGGACACATGATCCTACGACCGTCGATAGACAGGGTCCAGATAGAGGTAGTCAATATAGGAGTGCGATATTCTTTCATTCGCCTGAACAGGAGGAGTTGGCTAGGAAAGTTACACAGGAAGTACAAGAGAAGTA CCTCAAAGGAAAACCAATTGTCACTCAGATTGTAAAAGCAGGTAAATGGTATCCTGCAGAAGATTATCATCAAGAATATC TCGATAATAATCCAGGTGGATACGAATGTCCTACTCATAGATTTTACTGGTAA